One segment of Paenibacillus rhizovicinus DNA contains the following:
- a CDS encoding sugar transferase: MSLSTQRNDRDIALERSYTVAVPSIEQLALEQRRNVRLYLMLKRATDIIGAAIGLICLLPLFVIVAIVIKVEDPHGPIFFYQTRIGRNERPFRMFKFRSMVSNAEELLAGLLNRNEINGAMFKMKNDPRITRVGKFIRKTSIDELPQLWNVIRGDMSLVGPRPPLPREVNEYTSYDKLRLKATPGCTGLWQVSGRNELSFSEMVELDLQYINERSLMFDLRILLKTVKVLLGSKDAF; the protein is encoded by the coding sequence ATGAGTTTATCCACACAGCGGAATGATCGAGACATAGCACTTGAGAGAAGCTACACTGTGGCTGTTCCATCCATCGAACAGTTGGCTCTAGAACAACGAAGAAATGTAAGGCTCTACTTAATGTTAAAGCGGGCAACAGATATTATTGGCGCTGCGATTGGTCTAATTTGTTTACTGCCGTTATTCGTAATTGTAGCCATTGTGATAAAGGTTGAGGACCCTCACGGTCCAATTTTCTTCTATCAAACTCGAATTGGTAGAAACGAGAGGCCATTTAGAATGTTTAAATTTCGTTCGATGGTTTCCAACGCGGAAGAACTGCTTGCCGGGCTGTTGAATCGAAACGAAATAAATGGGGCTATGTTTAAGATGAAGAATGATCCCCGTATAACCAGAGTGGGCAAGTTTATACGTAAAACAAGCATTGACGAGCTACCGCAATTGTGGAACGTGATTCGCGGCGATATGTCGCTCGTTGGTCCAAGGCCACCACTTCCTCGCGAAGTCAATGAATACACGAGTTATGACAAATTACGTTTGAAAGCAACGCCGGGATGTACGGGGCTGTGGCAAGTAAGCGGTAGGAACGAGCTAAGCTTTAGCGAGATGGTCGAGCTCGATTTACAATACATAAACGAACGAAGCCTGATGTTCGATCTTAGGATTTTGCTGAAGACCGTCAAAGTACTGCTTGGATCAAAGGATGCATTCTAA
- the galU gene encoding UTP--glucose-1-phosphate uridylyltransferase GalU: MKKVRKAIIPAAGLGTRFLPATKAMPKEMLPIVDKPTIQYIVEEAIAAGIEDIIIVTGKGKRAIEDHFDNAFELETNLQEKGKLELLDEVRRSSQVEIHYIRQKEPKGLGHAVWCARKFIGDEPFAVLLGDDIVVAEIPCTKQLIMQYEHVQRSVIGVQAISIEQTERYGVVDPLDSVGKLYSVKQFVEKPKLGTAPSNLAIMGRYILTPGIFDYLERQESGAGGEIQLTDAIQKLNEDEGVYAYDFDGKRYDVGEKLGFITTMLDFALLNNELRLPLLTALEEIIEHEQLKKYNL, encoded by the coding sequence ATGAAGAAGGTTCGTAAAGCCATTATCCCTGCAGCGGGGTTAGGCACAAGGTTCCTACCCGCAACCAAGGCGATGCCGAAGGAAATGCTCCCGATTGTCGACAAGCCTACCATTCAGTACATTGTCGAAGAAGCGATAGCAGCCGGCATTGAGGATATTATTATCGTGACGGGCAAAGGAAAACGCGCCATTGAGGATCATTTCGACAATGCTTTCGAGCTGGAGACGAACCTCCAGGAGAAAGGTAAGTTGGAGCTGTTGGATGAGGTAAGGCGATCATCTCAAGTGGAAATTCACTATATTCGTCAGAAGGAGCCGAAGGGGCTTGGGCATGCGGTATGGTGTGCCCGTAAGTTTATAGGTGACGAGCCTTTCGCGGTTTTGCTGGGAGATGACATCGTTGTCGCTGAGATACCGTGTACCAAACAGCTTATCATGCAATATGAACACGTGCAGCGATCCGTTATCGGCGTGCAGGCAATTTCCATTGAACAAACCGAGCGTTATGGTGTAGTAGACCCGCTTGACTCCGTTGGTAAACTATATTCGGTCAAACAATTTGTAGAGAAGCCGAAATTGGGAACTGCGCCATCCAATTTAGCCATTATGGGAAGATACATCCTTACTCCCGGGATATTTGATTATCTTGAGCGGCAAGAGAGCGGTGCAGGCGGAGAAATTCAATTGACGGATGCCATACAGAAGTTGAATGAAGATGAAGGCGTCTATGCATACGATTTTGATGGCAAACGATACGACGTCGGGGAGAAGCTTGGTTTTATTACGACGATGCTTGACTTTGCATTGTTGAATAATGAATTGCGTCTTCCGTTGCTGACCGCGCTTGAAGAAATCATTGAACATGAGCAATTGAAGAAATATAACCTGTAG
- a CDS encoding CpsD/CapB family tyrosine-protein kinase, protein MPRQNNNHNLITMENPKSPISEAYRSLRTNIQFSAIDQNIKVLMVASSKSGEGKTTTITNLAVTYAQEGKRVLLIDADLRKPSLQQVFQLTNRTGLTSILLNQFPLMEVIRETSVDNLFVITSGPIPPNPSEILGSQRMLSFLEEVKEIYDVILFDTPPVLAVTDSLIVSSFCDGVLLVVHAGKVKKELVKKAKSSLDHVKAKILGVVLNNNSRSKADGQYYYYYYGGKE, encoded by the coding sequence ATGCCACGGCAAAACAATAACCACAATTTGATTACAATGGAAAATCCAAAGTCTCCGATTTCTGAGGCGTATCGATCCTTGCGGACGAACATTCAATTCTCTGCTATTGATCAGAACATCAAAGTACTGATGGTTGCTTCATCAAAATCTGGTGAGGGAAAGACAACAACGATTACGAATTTAGCTGTCACTTACGCACAAGAAGGGAAACGTGTGCTGCTGATCGATGCCGATCTGCGCAAGCCATCCTTGCAACAAGTGTTCCAATTGACGAACAGAACGGGGTTAACAAGTATTTTGTTGAATCAGTTTCCGCTCATGGAAGTCATTCGGGAAACAAGTGTGGATAACTTGTTCGTCATTACTTCCGGGCCAATTCCGCCGAATCCGTCTGAAATTCTTGGTTCGCAGAGGATGCTCTCGTTTCTTGAAGAGGTGAAGGAAATCTATGATGTCATTTTATTCGACACGCCTCCGGTGCTTGCCGTAACGGACAGTTTGATCGTTTCATCTTTCTGCGATGGCGTGTTGCTCGTGGTGCATGCGGGAAAGGTCAAAAAGGAACTTGTTAAGAAAGCGAAATCGAGTTTAGATCACGTGAAGGCCAAGATTCTAGGCGTCGTTCTGAATAATAACAGCCGATCCAAGGCTGATGGCCAGTATTATTACTACTATTATGGCGGTAAGGAATAG
- a CDS encoding YveK family protein gives MELKQYMQVIRKKMWLISIIVVFACVLTGIKSYMFTDSVYSATAKLIVNQSYNYNGTQMLDYNVVQSNIMIVNSYKEIIYSSAILDKVVASYPKLNLTANEISSSISVSSANDSQVMNIYATDLSYKRAVEIANAVAIVFKDEIPSIMKVDNVTILSKADLDEEAYPINKGPLTMIIYSLIISLVLAVGLVYLMDYLDDTIKSEEDVLKTIDLPMLTYISKINKSDLSPRRSRVTNKQVGEGAYATAKQ, from the coding sequence GTGGAACTTAAACAATATATGCAAGTGATTCGAAAGAAAATGTGGCTGATCAGCATTATCGTTGTCTTTGCCTGTGTTTTGACTGGCATTAAGAGTTATATGTTTACGGATTCAGTCTACTCAGCAACGGCTAAGCTAATTGTTAATCAATCCTATAATTACAACGGAACGCAGATGCTGGATTACAATGTGGTGCAATCCAATATTATGATCGTTAATTCTTATAAAGAAATTATCTACTCGTCGGCAATTCTTGATAAAGTAGTCGCTAGCTATCCAAAACTTAATCTTACCGCGAATGAGATTAGTTCTAGCATTTCTGTAAGTTCGGCGAATGATTCACAAGTTATGAATATATATGCAACGGATTTATCTTATAAACGAGCTGTTGAAATTGCGAATGCAGTAGCAATTGTTTTTAAAGACGAAATCCCTTCTATCATGAAAGTAGACAATGTTACGATTCTTTCGAAGGCTGATTTGGATGAAGAAGCATATCCCATAAATAAGGGTCCCCTTACAATGATTATCTACAGCTTAATAATCTCACTGGTCCTTGCTGTAGGTTTAGTGTACTTAATGGATTATCTGGATGATACGATTAAATCAGAAGAAGATGTTCTTAAGACAATTGATCTTCCGATGCTAACTTATATTTCCAAAATAAACAAATCCGATCTATCACCGCGAAGATCCCGAGTAACTAATAAACAGGTAGGTGAGGGAGCATATGCCACGGCAAAACAATAA
- a CDS encoding tyrosine-protein phosphatase: MIEIHSHILPGIDDGAQSKDESLEMAIHAVEQGITDIIATPHHGDGTFETPPNIVRRNVEALNEWYSRHSLPIKVHAGQEIRIHADLLDEWEKQQLLTLAGSRYILIELPPSHVPSYLNDMIHELRVRGLVPVIAHPERNKEAIASPSLMSSWIEQGALCQLTSHSLTGYFGRKIQKLSLQLCKSSMIHFVSSDAHHNQQRNFALEAAFRIIERSIGKDVVGRYIEYGARLLQNEEIVIDSPGKVRRKLFW, encoded by the coding sequence ATGATTGAAATTCACTCCCACATCCTACCCGGGATAGATGACGGAGCCCAAAGCAAGGACGAGTCGCTGGAAATGGCCATACACGCTGTCGAGCAAGGAATTACTGACATTATTGCAACGCCGCATCACGGAGATGGTACTTTCGAAACGCCGCCTAATATCGTTCGAAGGAATGTTGAAGCGCTCAACGAGTGGTACAGCAGGCACTCGCTTCCCATTAAGGTACATGCAGGTCAGGAGATTCGAATTCATGCAGACTTACTGGATGAATGGGAGAAACAGCAGCTGCTAACCTTGGCTGGCAGCCGTTATATCCTGATTGAGCTTCCCCCGAGTCATGTGCCCTCATACTTGAACGATATGATTCATGAGCTTCGCGTCCGTGGCCTGGTGCCTGTAATTGCCCATCCTGAAAGGAACAAAGAAGCGATTGCATCACCGTCATTGATGAGTTCCTGGATTGAGCAAGGAGCACTATGTCAGTTAACCTCGCATTCGTTAACGGGTTATTTCGGCAGGAAAATACAGAAGTTATCGTTGCAGCTCTGCAAAAGTAGTATGATACATTTTGTTTCATCAGATGCGCATCATAATCAACAGCGTAATTTCGCGCTTGAAGCGGCGTTTCGTATCATTGAACGTTCAATCGGTAAGGATGTCGTCGGCCGCTATATCGAGTACGGCGCTAGACTGCTCCAGAATGAAGAAATCGTTATTGATTCACCTGGAAAGGTGAGGCGCAAGCTGTTTTGGTAG
- a CDS encoding helix-turn-helix domain-containing protein → MNIGSIIYKLREDRGWTQEQTAGLLGISRAALSHYEKNRREPDSETLSKFADLFNVSVDYLVGRTTVPHITLDEPVREFVDQLELSEEEILRKFDLTIDGVKLSPEEARNFIAFVRAARDMK, encoded by the coding sequence ATGAACATCGGAAGTATCATTTATAAACTGAGGGAAGATCGGGGTTGGACTCAGGAACAGACAGCCGGACTGCTTGGTATTTCTCGCGCTGCACTGTCTCATTATGAGAAAAATCGTCGCGAACCGGATTCCGAGACATTGTCGAAATTCGCCGATCTGTTCAATGTGTCCGTCGACTATTTGGTCGGCCGAACCACTGTTCCTCACATCACTTTGGATGAGCCTGTTCGAGAATTTGTCGATCAATTAGAGCTGTCCGAAGAAGAAATCCTTCGCAAATTCGATTTAACTATAGATGGTGTTAAGTTATCTCCCGAGGAAGCGCGTAATTTCATCGCATTCGTTCGTGCAGCACGCGATATGAAATAG